In Fusarium fujikuroi IMI 58289 draft genome, chromosome FFUJ_chr02, the genomic stretch ATATCGGTCAGCAGGACACACAGGTTGGCATACCCTAGGGACACAGTGACATTACACAAGACGCTCCGCGAACCTCAAAATAGATAGCGGTTTAGAAGCCTGCCATATGAATAGATGCAATACACAAGCCTTTGAAGTGTCTCATGCAAGATTGGCCCTTTGTATGGTTTTCATTGCAAGCTAACCTTACCGTGGCAACAACCAACTCACCAACGCACACAACAGCACGAAGCTTTATATTCACCGAGCACAAAGAGCTGTCGTGAAACAGGAATCCTAACCAAAACATACCTGTATCCCATCTTCGGCCCGGCAGGTTGATGCTACCCAATCATTGCCCTGGAACCCGATCACGGATAGCTACATGAGCCAACACCTTGATAAACCACTTTGTTGATATCCGCCTTCGCTTCGCTGAATTCTATCGGTGTTCTTAATGGGTATGGGTGACGGATGGAATCTATCTCTGACGTGTTTGGCTATTTTCGACAACATCACGCTGCTGTTTGCCCTACAAGCTGATGGGATGCTATGCCAGCtttctcaaggagctcatctATTCAGACCTCTTAACTGTGGAAGATCACTCCTTGGAATTTTCAAAGGAGTATAAAGCCCAGTTGGTTCCATTGATAATGAGAACCCTCTTAAACACTAGATTTGCAAAGCTGCCAACTCAAGAGACCAGAAGCGAGAATCCAAACGAATCTACAAAAGAAATTCTAAACGAAGACCAGAACCTCGAGATATCACAATGAAAATCACAAAGAAGCAGAGGCTAATAGCCACAATATGTATATCTTTCTCGTTCTTTGCTGCTGAGTTGGCTGGTAAGTCATACATCATCGTGGGAATCCTAACTGACAGAATATAGTTGGGTTCTACACTCACTCCATCGCATTGATTGCCGATGCTTTTCACTACGTACGCAAATCCCTTATAGACCAAGATGTAGATGGATATCTTACAATAAACAGCTTAGTGATCTCATCGGAATAGTTGTCGCTCTGGTAGCGTTGATGGTAGGTTGCGGACCTGCATCTCAAGTGTCCTGTTTAACTTACCATGGTAGCTGCAAGAACATACGAAACCAGCTCCACAAGGATACACATATGGATGGCACAGAGCAACTATACTGGGTGCATTCTTCAACGGAGTCTTTCTTTTGGCACTGGGGATCAGTATCCTGTTGCAGGCTGTTGAACGATTCGTTCATTTGACTCGTAAGTTCTCAGTTGACATGCGGGATCACTACGAAAAGACACTAACAAAATAGCCATGCGGCAACCTTTCCTGATCATGATAGTTGGCTGCGTTGGCTTGGCACTAAACATTCTCGTACTATCCTTCCTTCACGGTGAGAAAAGACCCTGTCCTTCTCTGATGTTCGCGACAACACTCGCTGACTTACACCTTTAGAGCATGACCATGAACATGGCCACCAGGGACATAGACGAcacagccatgatgataggCAACAGAACCAGGAGACCACTGGACCATTGACTAACGAGGCAACAAGCGAGAGCATGACAGGGTTGGCACGCGTGAGTACAGCATTCCTACATGTTACAGAGTATTTGTCACTAACGATAGCTCAACAGATCCCTATGAACCACCATAATCATAGACACAAAACCATGTCTGTGAAGAGCCCGGGAAGGGACTTGGGTATGCTTGGCGTTTTCATTCACGTTCTAGGAGATgctatcaacaacatcggAGTCATCATTGCGGCAGTTCTAGTCTGGCAGCTCAAAGGAGAAGGTCGATACTATGCGGATCCAGCAGTGGGAGTCTTCATCTCACTCATGATTCTCCTATCAGCCATACCGTTACTCAAGAAAAGCGGCGCTATTCTACTACAAACTGCGCCTAAAGGCGTCAACCCCGAGGACGTCAAAAATGACATTGAGATGGTAACAGCGTATAGCTCATTCTGTTCAGAGCCAAGACTAACACGCATTTCAGATCCCCGGCATCAAATCGGTGCACGAGCTGCACATCTGGCGCCTGGACCAACGCAAATTTGTCGCCTCTGCACACATCGTCGTCGACAGTAGAACTGTCCAGGGCTTTGCAGACAAGGCTAGGATCATCATGGAGTGTCTCCACGCATACGGGGTTCACTCAGCAACCCTACAGCCTGAGGTTCTTGAAGCGAGCCCCGTGATCATGCCTGACAGTGGCCCAGGGTCTCAGGGCCAGGCAACTTCGATCGACGCCAATCACAGCGTATGCAGAAATCAACGGTCGCGAGGAGGCGAGCAAGAATGCCAGGTGATTTGCGGAAGCTCGTATGGTGGGCTGAGGTGCTGTGCACCAGTGCACCCTGAGTGATCGACGGGCTTGATGCTGTTTCTACTGTGTAGTCGTCCGAGCCTGAGGCGAAATGTGACGAGCAGGAGAGGGGTTTGAGGGGTCTGAGAGGGGCCAATTCGTTAAAGAAGCCATAAAAGTTTATTCCTCAGTGGTTTTGTGGTCTCCCCCACGCTAAGAGAAAAGGGATATCCCTGAAATGACTGTAAGAAGCAATTAGCAAACGGACTGTTCCTGTGATGCGGCCTTTTGCCGTCGCTGTGTGTAAGTGGCGTTCAGATTTAACTTAGTGGGCAAGGGCTTTGAGTGATATGTATTGATTGGCGGGCGGAGCCGGGGGAAACGTTGATGAAGCTTCAACATATGCCTCAAATAACGGGGTGGTGAGTTGTGAATTGTGAGGATAGCGGGGTTGAAGTTCATAACTCGATGTTCACAATACAATGGAATGCAGCCAAGCCTCGACTAGCACAACAAGTTTCACTATCAGTCAGGTCATTGCGTGTTGCTAAGCTGTGTTCACGTACTGCAAGCCACAGAGCAAAGGAACCTCGCGGCTGAAGTGATGTGATGCATTTTTCACTGGATCAAAGACCCTTGACAGGACTGACAGTCAGCCTCATGATGGCATATGCACAAGTCACACCACTTGCTTTGGACCCTTGAAATGTGATGGCGTGCTAATCTCAATAAGGAAAGGCTTGTGAGCCACGCATTAAGAGATCTGAGGCCTGCCACCATGATCCATCCGAGCATGTAGCATGCGAAAGCtaggatggcgatgatggtgttttaACATGGAGTGTGTTGAGTGAGGGTTTGGCGTTACATTGATGTAGGCAGCCAAATTGAAGAAAATAGGGTTTGAAGGTAAGATTGCCAATGTTCATATGCAGAAGTGACTTGGTTGGGAGACATCTTGTCACAAGTCAGCTGCTCATTTCAGTGAGACGGTCAAGGGACGGCCCGCCCATCAACTAGTCGACCCAggccaatgatgatgacagaCACTTCGCAACGTTCAAAGGTGACAGAGTAAGCGAACAGCTGCTATGCCACCCATCTTGTGACTGTGCGATGTGCTAAGAGTAGCATTTGCCGACAAAGCATTAATAATGTTGCTCCCAATGGCCAAGATTCGCTGAAAGCTGTTCCTTGTGATCAGACACGGTCAATCTCTGACCAGCATTATTCTGAGGTGGAAACACAGCTGTCTCTCTTGACGTGAACCGGTCTGCCAGGACATGCCTGACACACATTTGAGCGCAGCTGCAACCGTAATTTGGTGTGGGGAGTTGACATTGACCAAGTTCCGATCGAGCAACCCAGCAAACCCGAGACGATGATCCGGATGCAATCTTGGGTTCCCAAGCACTCGGAGGACACAGCAGGGATTCTGGTTGGTACCCTCTCCAACCCAAGATGTGACCTGTAACAATCCATGGCAAGGAGGAATAAAAGCTCATGCGGCCGCTCCACGCGCGCCCGCCGGAATATGGTggttcatttcatttcattgtCAGAGCATCCGCATCAGGGATCTTGAAGCAATCCCAAAGCTTCAAGGTGAATGGGTATCCCGTATTTACTGTAACTCGCCTGTTTACGCGGAGACGAGACAAAATACCAGTAACCGCCAAAGGCTGGTCAACTGCGGAGACTGGGGCTGTGGGTTAGGGCGGTTGCAATGTATGAGGACCCTTTTTTTCTGCTGCAGCTCATAAACTATGGTTACAGAAGCGAGAGTGCTGGGCGGTGAGATGGCTAGGATGGATATTGGAGAGGAAAACAAGTGGAGTGAGGGTGGAGGGAGGTTTCGATAAAGTTACACGTGATGAACGCCATGTTCgacataggtaggtatggaGTAGACCACAATACATACAAGAGACAGTAAGTTGTGGTTAGAGTTAGGGAGGGATGCATATATTTTGAAACCTGGATAGAACGATATATCATGGCAAGACATCAATAGAGGAGAAGCTACGCAGTTGGAAAGGGAGTTGACGAAGCAACTTCTAGGGAGACAACTAAGATGATAACAACTAAAACATCAGCCATGATAGTTTCTTAACTAAGAATGCAGCTATCCATATTATGGCTAGTAACTGCTGAAGTCGCTGGACTCTCAGACCGGCACTTGTGTTTGTTTTCCTGAATGAGAGTTGGCCAGTCTCTTTGGCTCCATACACACACAACATTACATACTGCACCAAGACATATGCTGCTGCTACCACAGAatactgtatgtatgtatgtatgaaGCTGAGCAGGGGAGGAAACAAGACTGAGACATGCGAATTGCCCAGATAGGCCACTCGTGTTGTTGACAGCTCATCTTGAGACATCAAGACGGGTTATCAATTCCGTTGTCACTCTCATGTACCTTTGATCATCACATCGTGAGGCTATTCAACAAGTGATCTGCAAGACAACTGCAGGCAGCCGGAAATTCGGATAGAAATTCCTCTTCACCGACAAGAAGGCAATATCGCAAGTCCATTAATGAATACGTACTCTGTACCTTGTCCTGCTGATACATACATAGTGATCTTTGCCAATGTCACGGAAAATAGCAGATATGTGGTTGCAGTGGCCCGCTAACGGGATGAAGATCGACAGCCCAGACCTCGTGTGAGTACAGTATGTACCGCTCCGACATAGCCTCGCACTCGACAGCCCCAGGTTACTGATAGTGAACAAACAGGCCAGACCCGGACATATTCCACAAGAGTCGCAGAGTCGGTACATATCGAGTTGTTGAGAATAATAGCGTGAACGTGACTCATTCGCCACGGGGTGGCCGTTGATCGCGTTCTTTCTTGTTCCTGTAGATCACTAATGGAGGGGAAGACACAAGCGACATGAGCCTCGAGGCAGCCTAAGCAGCTTATCGCGGGGCATTTCGTGGCGGGACatgacgatggcgatgcaACCCCACGACGCCTAGCATCCAATGAATTAGACAGGCATTCGTTCTACGGATACAAACGTGCAAGTGGCCGTTAGGGTCGGGGCCTCAGACAAACACTAGCAAGATGCTTAGTTGCTTGTTAGTTAGTCAGTTAACAGATTCTCTGGTGAAGGAATACACGATCTTTAAACCGAGCCCTTGAGCCGAGAAGAATCCAAGAGATATCCGTACCTGGGCGTGGAGCATCGTCTGTTTCCATGCCTGCTCGGTAAAGAGGATCATTCGAATCGATCGAACCCGAAGACACGGTTATGGTACCTCGTGGCATGCTCAGCTCATACCCGTTAGCATCGTGCTGCCTGCATCACATTCGCAAGGGGGGCCATtggcatcaagaaggatcAGGGATTAATCGGGATCCTCTTTGATTCAAAAATTCCGatacacatacatacatactctGACTGACCAGGGACTGGAACTAAGGAATAGGCGAATTCAGATACGTACAAAAGTTACACAGTAATGTCAGGCTTCTGGTTTGATCACTGGCATTGGATGGATGGCAGTACGTACATACGTCTTGGCAGAATGTCATCCAATGTCATGTCGTAAAGGGGGCTCCCGCGTCTTGATACATATCCTCAAAAGTTCAAGCGGAGCTGTATCCGGCAATGCGAGTCAAGCTCTACGGATCGAGATGCCAATGGACACCGCGCGAGTCGAGCCCGAGTTATCCGTTGAGTAGAGTGATCCTACTAATTACGTACTGACTGAAGGATTCTACGACGGAGCCACCGGAgaatttttcttttctcacgGCACTTCGAGTCAAGTGGGTGAGAGAGAGATTGGGGGGGAGGGAAAAGTACAGTAAATTGGAGGTCGTTGAAAgacaagctcatccttcACACCACAACGAACAAACAAATTCGCATCCATCTCGGAGCCGACTCGTGGTTGTGCTAATTAAGTCAAGGACGTACAGCGCGCACACAcactctctctttctttctcttaaGTTGCATGTACAATAGCGTCATGTGTACGGCGCACGTTTTCTTGAACCAATAGAACAGAGGCCAACGGGTAGGCCAATGCTACCAGACGATAGCGGCGGCTTGCAACTGCGCgcgttggtgatggcctTGTGATGACCAGAACAAGGGGTTGTGATATTAACCTCATACAAAATACCCTTACCTTGCCGACCGAcatgtacatatgtacaaCTACAAGaaatacctaccttacaTTACATTACAGTCGGGCTGCGATCGATACGCGCAATTTTTGAAACTCTCACTGGTCGACGCCTTATCGATCATCCATGTCGATGAATTCGCAGCTCGTAAACTGTTCGCTTACCGACTCGCTTCCCTTCAGTACCTGCTGTATCTCGAGTACAAGCCCGTCGAAGTAGAGCACGAGGCATTGGAGGACAGGGCAAGGCAGGGAGTTGACTGGACTGCGGCACCGTTACCCATGGCGCTCCTTAGCCGGCTTCTTGCTGCTTGGCCTCGGCATGTCTAGCTTATACCGTAGACGCTAG encodes the following:
- a CDS encoding related to zinc/cadmium resistance protein; this translates as MKITKKQRLIATICISFSFFAAELAVGFYTHSIALIADAFHYLSDLIGIVVALVALMLQEHTKPAPQGYTYGWHRATILGAFFNGVFLLALGISILLQAVERFVHLTPMRQPFLIMIVGCVGLALNILVLSFLHEHDHEHGHQGHRRHSHDDRQQNQETTGPLTNEATSESMTGLARIPMNHHNHRHKTMSVKSPGRDLGMLGVFIHVLGDAINNIGVIIAAVLVWQLKGEGRYYADPAVGVFISLMILLSAIPLLKKSGAILLQTAPKGVNPEDVKNDIEMIPGIKSVHELHIWRLDQRKFVASAHIVVDSRTVQGFADKARIIMECLHAYGVHSATLQPEVLEASPVIMPDSGPGSQGQATSIDANHSVCRNQRSRGGEQECQVICGSSYGGLRCCAPVHPE